One Staphylococcus ratti DNA segment encodes these proteins:
- a CDS encoding ABC transporter permease subunit, whose protein sequence is MKQLTAKTALFEKLIPFVGLILLVVIISVLNPAFLDLSNLLNLLRQVSINGLIAFGMTFVILTGGIDLSVGSILALSSAFIALMITSGIDPIIAIIIGVLAGAVLGMLNGLFVAKGNMAPFIVTLATMTIFRGITLVITDGNPITNLGDSYLFQLFGKGYLLAIPVPAVTMTIVFIVLFIILHKTTFGRHTYAIGGNEVAAKISGIKVNRVKILIYGISGFMAALAGAILTSRLNSAQPTAGTAYELDAIAAVVLGGTSLTGGKGRIVGTLIGVLIIGVLNNGLNLLGVSAFYQQVVKGVVILIAVLIDRKK, encoded by the coding sequence ATGAAACAGTTAACAGCTAAAACAGCACTATTTGAAAAGTTAATTCCATTTGTCGGACTCATCTTACTTGTAGTGATTATTAGTGTTTTAAACCCAGCATTTTTAGATTTATCAAATTTACTCAACTTGCTTAGACAAGTTTCCATTAATGGATTAATTGCATTCGGTATGACTTTCGTTATTTTAACGGGAGGTATCGATTTATCCGTCGGCTCGATACTTGCACTTTCTTCAGCATTTATTGCTTTAATGATTACGAGTGGTATAGATCCTATTATCGCCATTATTATTGGCGTTTTAGCTGGTGCGGTATTAGGTATGCTGAATGGTTTATTTGTAGCAAAAGGGAATATGGCACCTTTTATCGTTACACTTGCAACAATGACGATTTTTAGAGGGATTACGCTTGTCATTACAGACGGCAATCCGATAACAAATTTAGGTGACAGTTATTTATTTCAACTTTTTGGAAAAGGGTATTTGTTAGCCATTCCAGTGCCGGCGGTCACAATGACTATCGTGTTTATTGTACTTTTTATCATTTTACATAAAACAACATTTGGGCGTCACACTTACGCCATTGGTGGAAATGAAGTGGCAGCCAAAATATCAGGAATTAAAGTCAATCGCGTTAAAATTTTAATTTATGGTATTTCAGGATTTATGGCTGCATTAGCCGGAGCTATTTTGACGTCACGTTTAAACTCAGCACAACCGACTGCAGGGACAGCTTACGAATTAGACGCAATTGCTGCAGTAGTATTAGGAGGAACATCTTTAACAGGTGGAAAAGGACGTATTGTCGGTACACTTATCGGTGTGCTGATTATCGGTGTATTGAATAATGGATTGAACTTACTTGGCGTCTCTGCGTTCTATCAACAAGTGGTTAAAGGCGTTGTTATTTTAATCGCTGTGCTCATTGATCGTAAAAAATAA
- a CDS encoding D-ribose ABC transporter substrate-binding protein yields MKKAVVFILACMVILAGCTLESPVKKDKSGKTNKSKSDITIGVSISTLNNPFFVTIKNNIEKEAKKQGMKVKVVDARDDSAKQTNDIEDLVQQQVDYLIVNPTDSSAISSSVQSANYEGIPVITLDRSVDKGDVASFIASDNIEGGKMGGQFIVDKVGKNAKVAELEGVPGASATRERGKGFHEIADKQLNIVSKQSAKFDRAEGLNVTQNMIQAHPDIKAIFAHNDEMALGAIEAIGDKDITVVGFDGNEDAMKAIQNKKLDATVAQQPQLMGKAAVQTILKLMDGKKVDKEIKIPLKLETQK; encoded by the coding sequence ATGAAAAAGGCAGTCGTTTTCATACTGGCATGTATGGTCATCTTGGCAGGCTGTACATTAGAATCTCCTGTCAAAAAAGATAAAAGTGGAAAAACAAACAAAAGTAAGTCAGACATAACGATAGGGGTAAGCATTTCGACCTTAAATAATCCTTTCTTTGTGACGATTAAAAACAATATTGAAAAAGAAGCTAAAAAACAAGGAATGAAAGTAAAAGTCGTAGATGCACGTGATGATTCCGCTAAACAAACGAATGATATCGAAGACCTTGTACAACAACAAGTGGATTATTTAATTGTGAATCCTACAGATTCAAGTGCAATTTCAAGTTCGGTCCAATCAGCGAATTACGAAGGGATTCCAGTTATTACATTAGATCGTTCTGTTGACAAAGGTGATGTTGCGTCATTTATCGCTTCTGATAATATTGAAGGCGGTAAAATGGGCGGACAATTTATTGTGGACAAAGTAGGTAAAAATGCTAAAGTTGCAGAACTTGAAGGTGTTCCAGGTGCAAGCGCAACGCGTGAGCGTGGAAAAGGTTTTCATGAAATTGCTGATAAGCAACTCAATATTGTTTCTAAGCAAAGTGCGAAATTTGATCGAGCAGAAGGACTCAATGTCACACAAAATATGATACAAGCGCATCCAGATATTAAAGCGATTTTTGCACATAATGACGAAATGGCATTAGGAGCGATTGAAGCGATCGGTGATAAAGACATTACAGTAGTAGGATTTGATGGTAACGAGGATGCGATGAAAGCCATTCAAAACAAAAAGCTTGATGCTACGGTGGCGCAACAACCGCAATTGATGGGGAAAGCAGCCGTACAAACGATTTTAAAATTAATGGACGGCAAAAAAGTAGATAAAGAAATAAAAATACCGTTAAAACTAGAAACTCAAAAGTAA
- a CDS encoding acyltransferase family protein: MEPQFLSLEKRFRPEIEGLRFIAALLVAIYHIWLGRVSGGVDVFFIVSGYLITASVISKINKDGYLSLKKYFGGLLKRLLPNVLVVLIVVGVATFFIVPGSIYSKTIKELIASLFYYQNLQLAFSNTDYLNSEQAKTPLEHFWAMSIQGQFYIVWFLLFTMIVLIWKKFQKIHIKSVINILLILIFVSSFIFSIIQTHNNQPFAYFNPLARVWQFALGGLVYLNLFRLKIPNMISNILGWLGLIGLIMTGIIFDVSTMFPGYIALWPMTCAIFILLSGNHPSSWGVERLLSLPILMKLGGISFGIYLWHWVLLSFYKYTIDQHMSFIIGCLIIFMSIVLSMLSTSFIEKPLRQTKGKISFIRVGTLFAIAFCLISFSVVNYKWMGNASVNNPPPNREFPGATADAHYKNKEHILPDIRKVTEDKSEAYKDGGMIYKGAEVKPLTYGQKSNYKYHILLVGGSHSSHWLGALQQIAEKEKIKITHLGKANARFTLGKQDALSEAWVKNANQYIEKNKEEFDLVFTTADVGNANEPEVPQGFIDEFKYLNQLNLPIFAVRDTPRLQQNAIETYEQNKNFSVDVSAQLPEKNFDEMEATGAKIYDYNNYITPNKTFRPIRGNVIVYFDSNHMTNTFSRTLGPVIKDDLLYELKQIKGN, encoded by the coding sequence GTGGAACCACAATTTTTAAGTTTAGAAAAGCGGTTTCGCCCAGAAATTGAAGGGTTACGATTTATAGCAGCTTTACTTGTAGCCATTTATCATATTTGGTTAGGACGTGTATCTGGAGGTGTAGACGTCTTTTTTATTGTGTCCGGCTATCTTATTACAGCCTCTGTTATTTCTAAAATCAATAAAGATGGGTATTTATCATTAAAAAAATACTTTGGAGGTTTGCTTAAAAGGTTACTGCCTAACGTACTTGTAGTTTTAATAGTGGTAGGCGTGGCGACCTTTTTTATCGTTCCAGGATCGATTTATAGTAAAACCATTAAAGAACTTATTGCTTCTTTGTTTTATTATCAAAACTTACAACTCGCCTTTTCTAATACTGATTATTTAAATTCAGAACAAGCAAAAACGCCATTAGAACATTTTTGGGCAATGTCGATTCAAGGACAATTTTATATCGTATGGTTTTTGTTATTTACAATGATTGTACTCATTTGGAAAAAATTCCAAAAAATACATATTAAATCCGTTATTAACATTTTACTGATTCTCATATTTGTCAGTTCATTTATTTTCTCGATTATACAAACACATAATAATCAACCATTTGCTTATTTTAATCCGCTAGCACGTGTTTGGCAATTTGCGCTTGGTGGGTTAGTTTATCTGAATTTATTCCGTCTCAAAATTCCTAATATGATTTCAAATATATTAGGATGGTTAGGTTTAATAGGTCTTATTATGACTGGCATCATTTTTGATGTTTCTACGATGTTCCCAGGATATATTGCCTTATGGCCAATGACATGCGCAATATTCATCCTACTTTCAGGTAATCATCCTTCATCTTGGGGAGTTGAACGCTTACTTAGTCTACCTATACTTATGAAATTAGGCGGCATCTCTTTTGGTATTTATCTTTGGCATTGGGTGTTGTTGTCATTTTATAAATATACAATCGATCAACATATGTCTTTCATTATCGGATGTTTGATTATCTTTATGAGTATCGTTTTAAGTATGCTTTCAACATCTTTTATTGAAAAACCTTTACGTCAAACTAAAGGGAAAATATCGTTTATCCGAGTAGGGACTTTATTTGCTATTGCATTTTGTTTGATTAGTTTTAGCGTCGTGAATTACAAATGGATGGGTAACGCAAGTGTCAATAATCCACCTCCAAATCGTGAATTTCCTGGTGCAACAGCAGATGCACATTATAAAAATAAAGAGCACATATTACCGGATATTAGGAAAGTTACAGAAGACAAATCTGAAGCGTATAAAGATGGTGGAATGATTTATAAAGGGGCAGAGGTAAAGCCGTTAACTTATGGTCAAAAATCTAATTATAAGTACCATATTTTATTAGTGGGAGGTTCTCATTCAAGTCACTGGCTTGGAGCGCTTCAACAAATTGCTGAAAAAGAAAAAATAAAAATTACGCACCTAGGAAAAGCCAATGCACGTTTTACGTTGGGTAAACAAGATGCATTATCAGAAGCTTGGGTAAAGAATGCGAATCAATATATCGAAAAAAATAAAGAAGAATTTGATTTGGTTTTTACAACAGCAGATGTTGGGAATGCTAATGAACCGGAAGTGCCACAAGGCTTTATTGATGAATTTAAATATTTAAATCAACTGAATCTGCCTATTTTTGCAGTTCGGGACACCCCGAGATTGCAACAAAATGCCATTGAAACTTATGAACAAAATAAAAACTTTAGTGTGGATGTTTCTGCTCAACTTCCAGAAAAGAATTTTGATGAAATGGAAGCAACGGGAGCGAAAATTTATGATTATAATAACTATATAACGCCAAATAAAACATTTAGACCGATTAGAGGAAATGTAATCGTATATTTTGACTCCAATCATATGACAAATACATTTTCACGTACACTCGGTCCAGTTATTAAAGATGATTTATTGTATGAACTTAAACAGATTAAAGGCAATTAA
- a CDS encoding peptide-methionine (S)-S-oxide reductase, whose product METIYLAGGCLWGVQAYVKTLPGVIKTEAGRANGQTSRLDTPYDGYVECVKTIFDPQHVSVERLVAYLFEAIDPYAINHQGEDKGPKYRTGVYSETEAHLSAARAYIEQRVDAARIKVEVCPLTQYVPSAPEHQDRLERFPNDYCHIPQTLLNRYRQGQ is encoded by the coding sequence ATGGAAACGATATATCTTGCTGGTGGATGTTTGTGGGGCGTTCAAGCTTATGTGAAGACGCTACCGGGTGTGATTAAAACAGAGGCTGGACGTGCAAATGGCCAAACATCTCGTTTAGATACACCGTATGATGGATATGTGGAATGTGTAAAAACCATTTTTGATCCACAGCATGTTTCGGTCGAAAGGTTAGTCGCTTACCTTTTTGAAGCGATTGATCCGTACGCAATTAATCATCAAGGTGAGGATAAGGGACCGAAATATCGTACCGGTGTTTACAGTGAAACGGAGGCGCATTTAAGCGCTGCGAGAGCTTACATAGAACAACGTGTTGATGCGGCACGTATTAAAGTAGAAGTTTGTCCATTAACGCAATATGTGCCAAGTGCACCAGAACATCAAGACCGTTTGGAACGTTTTCCGAATGATTATTGCCATATCCCTCAAACACTACTCAACCGATATCGACAAGGCCAATAA
- a CDS encoding YjiH family protein, whose protein sequence is MNTYSKKDILRGRLKFVIMSIIGIFLFLLPINVTNDEGKEETTLPIAWLANEMKDLIGSAMPILILTIITVSGIITILCSTIYKKRLDPERQLAKTFSVGPVWVIVRILAVVFAWLIYFRAGSEMIYSSETGDLVFSSLLPTLVTIFFFAGLFLPFLMSYGLLEFFGPIFRPVMRPLFKLPGRSTVINLASFLGDGTIGVMIASEQYNQGYYTRREATTIATMFSVVSITFVIVIAETIHLSQHFYYFYLTVIVACLACAIILPRLWPLNRVPDTFKNNQKHETLNEENRGNKNPVSYGFEQATVQGIKAPGVKQFFKDGGKTVVDMWLAVLPVVMTIGTIATILATYTPIFRFLGLPFLPIFELLQIPGAKEASETVLIGFADMFLPSLLIESVPDDLTRFVVGALSVSQLIYLSEVGGVILGSKIPVSLPKLFAIFLMRTLIALPIIALMGHLLFTF, encoded by the coding sequence ATGAATACATATAGTAAGAAAGATATCCTTCGAGGACGCTTGAAATTTGTGATAATGTCTATAATCGGTATTTTCTTATTTTTATTACCTATTAACGTGACAAATGATGAAGGGAAAGAAGAAACAACACTCCCTATCGCATGGCTTGCGAATGAAATGAAAGATTTGATTGGTAGTGCGATGCCGATACTGATTTTAACCATTATTACAGTGTCAGGTATTATAACTATTTTGTGTAGTACGATTTATAAAAAAAGACTAGACCCAGAACGCCAACTTGCGAAAACATTTAGTGTGGGACCAGTATGGGTAATTGTACGTATACTCGCCGTAGTTTTCGCATGGTTGATTTATTTTAGAGCAGGTTCTGAAATGATTTACTCTTCTGAAACTGGCGACCTTGTGTTTAGTAGCTTGTTACCAACACTTGTAACGATTTTCTTCTTTGCTGGCTTATTTTTACCGTTTTTAATGTCTTACGGCTTGTTAGAATTTTTTGGGCCGATATTCAGACCGGTAATGCGTCCGTTATTTAAATTGCCAGGACGTTCAACAGTAATTAACCTCGCGTCATTTTTAGGAGATGGAACGATTGGGGTTATGATTGCAAGTGAGCAGTATAATCAAGGTTATTACACACGTCGTGAAGCAACTACGATTGCGACGATGTTTAGCGTCGTATCGATTACATTTGTAATTGTTATCGCAGAGACGATTCATTTATCTCAGCATTTTTATTATTTTTATCTTACGGTGATTGTAGCGTGTTTAGCATGTGCCATCATTTTGCCACGCTTATGGCCGTTAAACCGTGTACCAGATACATTTAAAAATAATCAAAAGCATGAAACGTTAAACGAAGAAAATCGCGGGAATAAAAACCCGGTAAGTTATGGATTTGAACAAGCAACAGTTCAAGGTATTAAAGCGCCAGGAGTGAAGCAATTTTTCAAAGATGGTGGTAAAACTGTAGTTGATATGTGGTTGGCTGTGCTTCCTGTAGTTATGACTATCGGTACAATTGCGACAATTTTAGCGACATATACGCCTATTTTTAGATTTTTAGGTTTACCATTCTTACCTATTTTTGAATTGCTTCAAATTCCTGGAGCTAAAGAAGCTTCGGAAACTGTACTTATTGGTTTTGCGGATATGTTTTTACCGTCATTACTTATTGAAAGTGTACCAGATGATTTAACGCGTTTTGTTGTAGGTGCGCTGAGTGTAAGTCAGTTGATTTATTTATCAGAAGTTGGCGGTGTAATTTTAGGTTCTAAAATTCCGGTAAGCTTACCAAAACTTTTTGCGATCTTTCTAATGCGTACGCTTATTGCATTACCGATTATCGCTTTAATGGGTCATTTATTATTTACATTTTAA
- a CDS encoding BglG family transcription antiterminator produces the protein MLSNRQHQILKRILNIPEFVTINQLAKAFNLSERTIQYDIEYLEAMAKTIGYHMVRRKGEGIKALCDDVKSIENKIGNLHFSQCHLTKEERQTLLKLLLLEQDVPLSTQALANHLSVSRRTLASDIKAMTHWFTSHHLELAYVNNKGFEVKGNEADYRKTYAQLLHEYYENMNGMLTKYFDATADLKTIRTIIIQVLKQEKYPLVQTAIEGLVLHILIAVKRIKQNYPLLSATNSQIEQKHEKHYRIATYIKQEIETHFHITFPVSELDLIALHLMASKSAILSPECEREAALKRTIHTFVNCISSEMGIEFFTDQQLIQGLMIHLSPAIYRFQHQLHQVNPLYDNIVEEYGELMRTIERYVTLFEADYEVQFNAHEMSYLALHFASSFERLRSRKNQRLKVILLCGSGVGTSQLLNAKLSNVYPEFDIMEAYSIYEMSEEALINMQVDLVISTVPTSFQMIRSVNISPLLTQNDISKLNRIINAQRESKVNPSTSQSMALNELLTDSRIFETTRVISFEEAVAQTVAPLEQEGIVTDAYKNEIIDKLNDLGPYMVIGPHIALIHGSTTYVNGVGMSLGYFKNGVTFHHRKFDPVKVIVCLATENTTVHLKALKQLSERLFNEDLRNKLLNGHISEFKNNINAMEEEVSWL, from the coding sequence TTGTTAAGTAATCGACAACATCAAATTTTGAAGCGTATTCTCAACATTCCCGAATTTGTGACTATCAATCAATTAGCAAAAGCATTCAATCTCTCAGAAAGAACGATTCAATATGACATTGAATATTTAGAGGCTATGGCCAAAACAATTGGATATCACATGGTGAGGCGTAAAGGTGAAGGGATCAAAGCGCTTTGTGATGACGTGAAAAGCATTGAAAATAAAATAGGCAACCTTCATTTTTCACAGTGTCATTTGACGAAAGAGGAACGGCAAACGCTATTAAAATTATTGTTGCTAGAACAAGATGTGCCGCTAAGCACCCAAGCTTTAGCAAATCATTTAAGTGTGAGTCGGCGTACGCTTGCGAGTGACATTAAAGCAATGACACATTGGTTTACTTCACATCATTTGGAACTGGCGTATGTCAATAACAAAGGTTTTGAAGTGAAAGGTAATGAAGCAGATTATCGTAAAACTTATGCGCAACTGTTGCACGAGTATTATGAAAATATGAATGGAATGCTTACTAAATACTTTGATGCTACCGCTGATTTAAAAACGATTCGTACGATAATCATTCAAGTGCTTAAACAAGAAAAGTACCCACTAGTTCAAACAGCGATTGAAGGGCTCGTATTACATATATTAATAGCGGTGAAGCGGATTAAACAAAACTATCCTTTATTAAGCGCTACGAACAGCCAAATTGAACAAAAGCATGAAAAACACTATCGTATTGCAACGTACATAAAACAAGAAATCGAAACACATTTTCACATCACTTTTCCTGTTTCAGAATTGGACTTGATAGCGCTGCATTTAATGGCATCCAAAAGCGCTATATTAAGTCCAGAGTGTGAACGAGAAGCAGCACTTAAGCGTACGATTCATACATTTGTAAACTGTATCAGTTCAGAAATGGGTATCGAATTTTTTACAGATCAACAGTTAATACAAGGACTAATGATTCATTTGTCACCAGCAATTTATCGTTTTCAACACCAACTCCATCAAGTCAATCCGCTGTATGACAATATTGTGGAAGAATACGGCGAGTTAATGCGTACGATTGAAAGGTATGTGACGCTATTTGAAGCGGATTACGAAGTTCAATTTAATGCGCACGAAATGAGTTATCTTGCGCTACATTTTGCTTCAAGTTTTGAAAGATTACGTAGTCGCAAAAATCAACGTTTGAAAGTAATTTTATTGTGTGGTTCAGGAGTAGGCACTTCTCAATTATTAAATGCCAAATTATCCAATGTATATCCAGAATTTGACATTATGGAAGCTTATTCAATTTATGAAATGAGTGAGGAAGCGTTAATCAATATGCAAGTAGATCTTGTGATTTCCACAGTGCCTACCTCATTTCAAATGATTCGAAGTGTCAATATTTCTCCTTTATTAACACAAAATGACATTTCAAAATTGAATCGTATTATTAATGCACAACGTGAGTCGAAAGTGAATCCTTCAACATCCCAATCTATGGCACTTAATGAGCTCCTAACCGATTCTCGTATTTTTGAAACGACGCGTGTGATATCGTTTGAAGAAGCGGTAGCTCAAACAGTCGCGCCTTTAGAACAAGAGGGGATTGTCACTGACGCATACAAAAATGAAATTATCGACAAATTAAATGACTTAGGACCTTATATGGTCATTGGGCCACATATTGCTTTGATTCACGGAAGTACAACTTACGTGAATGGCGTGGGAATGAGTTTAGGTTACTTTAAAAATGGTGTAACGTTTCATCATCGCAAATTCGATCCGGTGAAAGTGATTGTATGTCTCGCCACTGAAAATACAACAGTACATTTAAAAGCATTAAAGCAATTAAGTGAACGGCTATTTAATGAAGATTTGCGAAACAAATTGCTTAATGGACATATTTCAGAATTTAAAAATAATATCAACGCTATGGAGGAAGAGGTATCGTGGCTATAG